The Ananas comosus cultivar F153 linkage group 6, ASM154086v1, whole genome shotgun sequence genome segment GTTAAGCGACCTGGCAAAATGTCGCTGTCTGGTTCCTGATGCAGAAAGAAGATCGAAAGGCGGACTAAGGGGTCACTGGTTAGTGTCTAAACCACAGGCTAAGAACACTAAAAGCAtaaccacaaaaaaaaacccactGAGATCGGTTTCTATACCGATTACGTTAACTGCCGGAAGTCCCGGAAAAACCAACGGGGACGCGTCGGGACACTATAGGTGGTCCCGAAACTCATGATCGTGTAGAGTACCAGGTCTGGCCCAAAACATCATTTTGGGATGTTTTGTAGTAATACACATAAGATACAACAACCCTTAAAATTTATCGCCGATATGTAGCGGAATTCGGGAGTTCCGAAGTAGATCTATTTCGAACTGAACCCGTTCGGCTCAAACCCATAATCACGAACCCACAATGTGATTGAATGGTGGACCGCAACAGGCCCTAGCGGACTTACCATAGACTAACAAAGCATCGTCGGAAATAGATCCGAACCGAAACCCGCGTTTCCGTCGGCGAGTTTCGCCGAAAAAACGgcaccggaaatgcattttcgatcttcgcaagggTCTGAGGGCttgacaatcagtccagaggttgtCCCCACCGTGTCCTTTGCCGCCAACAACAGCTTACAACAAAACGCGGAAACTGCATTTACAAATGTTCATAACGACAATGTGAAATCCACAATCATTATTATGTAGAATTTTATGGCATCCGACGAGCGTAACAGCAAACCAGATAACGAAGGGTGGAACCATCAGACCTGCTTGCTAAGAGATTTCAATTGCCTGAGGGAGATGCTTCAcccttcggagcactgccggcccaACAGGCGCGTGCAACGAGCGGGGACGACGCATCAGCGAAACAAAGCGGGCCAGCAGTGAAAAATCTACTAAACCAGCTAAACCGGGGCATCCCTAAACCTCACAGAGGATGAAAGCATCGTAATTAGCACAACCCAGATCACGTTTCTCAACCTCCTTGGGTTCGGGGAAGTGAATCGGATCACGGGAAAAGGTGAACGGAAAAGTGCAAACACAAGTGCGGAAagcaaaataaaagttatacgGAGAATGTGGACGCAAGGATGGCGCCGGCGATATGACGGGGGGCGTCCGTCGGGAGGAGCGATCGTCGAGATACGAGGTCGGGGGAGGGTGGCGGCGCGGGGGAGCGGGTGCCGCAGGGCGAGAGATCAAGCCCCAGTCAAGCCTTCGGTTCGAAGGTTGcagggcgagggcggcggccgggggagaTCGGGACGACGACGGATTCATGGCGACGTAGAGGGGACGAGGGGAAGGCGAGTTACCCTTCGTGGGCGTTGCGGCGTCCGGGGCGCGGCTCCAAGGGTCGCCGGCAACAAGGTCTGGGCGGCTGCGGAGTCCAagcggcgggggcggcgtcTGGGGACGGGAGGACGCCACGCCGGAGGAGTTCACCGGGCTATTCCAGAGGGGCCGGCACTGCGGCAGGGAGGGAAGGCGGCGGGCGCGGACGGCAGAGAATTTCCAACGGCTCGGCCCGCTCACGAGTCTGCGGCGGGCTGCGGGAGTCCAGGCAGGCACCAAGCCATATATGACGGCGCAGGGAAACGACGGCGGGACAGGCGCGAGAGGTCCAAGGGGAACGGGCGGGGCGCCCGGCTAGGCCGGCGCGGCGCACGAGGCAGTGGCGGGTCCAAGTTTTGCGCTCGCGCTGCCAGAATGGCCGCAGAGAATCGGGGTGGCGACGGTGCGCCACCCGAGCAGCCGGGTCCGGGGACGCGACGACGCGCGGAGGGGCGCGGGGAGTTGAGGGAAAGCGGCGCGGCCGATTAGTCTTAAACCTAAGCGGGCCCTGAGCTCCAAGTCCGCTCGGTTGGGTGACGAGGTTGCGTGGCTTCGGCGGGCATCCGGCGCGTCGCAGGCGGATGAGGGGACGGCGGTGACGCACCGGAGGGGAAGCCTCGCCAACATAGGCTAAACCAGGGGTGGCTTCCAGATAGTCAGAAGCCGCGGTGGGTGAGAAGGTTGGTTGATGGACGATGTGGAGGAAAGGAGGTGGTGCTTCCGGTGGCGGGGTTTGCTCGCGGCCGGAGGGTGCGAGGAGGGAGGCAGGCGATGGATATGAAAATTTAGGCGTTTGCTGGGGGAGGAAGGTGGatcgatctagggtttcgtgcccAAAAACCCTAATCTACCAAAATATATACAAGTGGAcatttgcagaaaaaaaaacccctccaaaacaaaatatttaaaggtTCAGCCCTTGCAGGATGCAAAATTTTGCGCGTTACAAACATCCACGGTCGCGATCTCACGCGATTCGGTTGAataaaatgtcgcaactttGGCGATTACAGTTTTGACATCAGCGCCTCTCCGATGAACGCGCGATCTCCGTAGATCGTCGTCAGATTCGCGAACGGATttaccagtgcgatcagcattCAGAACAACAAAGTAAACCATTTAGGGTTCACCCTCGAACCGATCACCAGGATTAGCGACGAAAATCCAATTCTCTCCATAAAGGCACAAATGACGCACAATTAACATTATAAAACGGTATttagattttctcaaaaaatgcCCGTTGCATCAACTTAACAAATCCGAGTCGAGCGCAGTGTTCCAGAATAAGGCTGATCCttcgaaatgagctattgggACGCTAATGAACCGGAGTCCGATACGATCCAgaagccaaactctatcccgtGGCCTCTTCGGAAAACGCGAGTTTACTAtgtcacttaagtgaaaactaataatgcGTAAAACTTCTCCGTTTAAGCTCATATTTCTCCTGAAATTGGAGAGTGCTTATgtaaattaaattacacacataaacatcgtcaacagagagtttataGTTGCACTGTTCAAAAAATCTCAGTCTACAGTCGATCCAACGATGGCTATTTGCGTTTTCTTTGGGGATTCCTGATTTACTTGGCGTTCAAAGAAACAAGATACGTGGTCGCCAAGAATCTAGTCGGAAGCTGATATCGTGCTTATGTCCCTGCAGCCTCAAAATTGTATGGCTTCGCGACTCCTTTGGTACCTCGGATGTCCAGTGCTCAGTTCAAACACCCTTATATTATTTACTCAAGATTGCTATCAAAATTGCGAATCAATCTATCTTTCATGAACGTTACTAAACATATCAAAATTGATTGTCACGTTTGTGCGCGCATCATTACATTAATGGAACGATATCTCTTGCCGTTCGTTCTCCTGACTCAACAACTTGCTAATTTTTCACCAAATCTCGACTACTCAACGAACCATCAATAACTTCTATCCAAACTCTCAGTGTTTACCCCACCAACTTGAGTTTGCGGGGGCGGAGGGGGGTGTtactttatatacatatttcTTTGTACAGGAGATTATGCATTCCTTATATTAGTGTATACTATATTAGTTTTCTTACCAATTCACAACTCACCATGTATTAGCTTGATCTCTGTTTATATAAAGAGGTCTTttgtaatttatcaaattagaaagaaatatattttcttctccaattattctttgtttcagtttgcactaaaggcgctGAATGGTTCACCACCTTTAGTGCAAATCCAGGAACACGGggaaaaaaatggctaagtcctggactgGGTGgtgtttgcactaaagacggtgaaccactcACCGTCTTtaataagacggtgaacgattcaccgtcttgtCTATGCCACAAACCCGGGCTGTTGGCGGGGgatttgctgagaaggcggtgaatggtttacgcctagataaggcggtaaacgatTCACTGCCTTTGTtaaggcggtaaacgagtcaccgtcttcgcGAGGCTACGcagggaattgctgagaaggcggtgatacgcggggaattgctgagaaggcggtgaatggtacacgcctagagaagacggtgattcattcaccgccttcaagATGGGTGcccaaagacggtgaacgaatcaccgtctTTGTCAGAAACGCTGACCTAGCGGCTGAgatggcgagaggagggttagttttacaaataaaagtttcacagggttattttgGCAATTGCgaaatttcacagggttatttttgaaaaaagtccAGCTGAGAGGAAGTGGAGGGGAGAGGACAGGTGAGCTGAGAGAAGTGagattttttagggttttttttgcatttagccccccggcaatttttattttaaaattagccctatcaaaatttaatttacaaaaatggccctggatCGGCCACGCAggcaccacgtcagcgccacgcgggcagtgccggggcccgtgtgttaagttgaacacggtgaaccattcacccattcaccgtgttcaaacacggtgaatggttcaccgtatttagtacgtattttttgtatattgaaaagaggaatagggagtaggaatgtcaataggtatggatatccgaaatattatccgaatccaaatccgaataaattatatatatatatatacataatttatttttatttatttatacaatatataaaatatttaataatttttatttcttaaatcttcatccaacggtatagatttttaaaacccgctgggtttAGGTTCGGGTTTCTagtttttggtcggatatggatatgggtataaatttttaaaatccgtcgggttcggatcgaggtttggattttaatttgattttcgggttcaggttcggattcggatttttgaaaaagagaagaaaaggaatacaaattccctattcctcttttcaatatacaaaaaatacgtactaaacacggtgaaccatttaccgtgtttagacacggtgaatggttcaccgtgtttaacttaactatcgcccccagccccgcccgcgtggcgctgatgtggcgcctgcgtggcaggcctagggccatttttgcaaattaaattttgatagggctatttttaaaataaaaatttttcagggggctaaatgcaaaaaaacccgattttttaaaatttttaaaaattaaattagtaattttaaaattaaattaaaatattaatttaatttaatttaaaaattaaattaaatttaattaattagtggcaATTTTTCTTATTGCCATTATAGCTAACCAAACAATGGCGATTTATTTTATTGCCAccataaataattaaatagtggcaacaaaatagtaatttagtGGTGAAGTTAGAATCGccactttaagttaattaatcagTGGCgattttttttatcgccaccataaataagaaaatagtgacgacaaaatagtaatttagtGGTAAAAATACCATCGCcactttaaattaattaattggtggcaattttttttatcaccatTATAGATAACCAAATAGTGGCGACAAAATAGTCATTTAGTGGTGAAACCAATATCGGcactttaagttaattaatcagTGGCGATTTCTCTATCGCCACATAGGTAACTTATAGTGGCGATAAATTTGTCGCcatctatattttaaatttcaaatttaacaattaaagttaaaatttaaatttaaattttaaattttaaatcaaatctaacaaatataaaattacaaatataaaatatcgcatttaaacttaaataaaaaaataataaataaatttaaaattaaaatctatattttaaatctcaattttaaaaatttaaagttataactttaaatttaaattttaaatcaaactcAAGTTAACATAATATAaactatcaaatttaaaatttaaataattaaaaataataatttaaaatttaaaaattaaaaataaatattaattttaaaattttaaattattatattttagattttaaatttatatttaaaaattaaataggggtgggattagctaatcccacccctattctaGGTGGtgatggggttagctaaccctacTCGAAATGGGCTATCCTAGGATAGccctaaccccaccccaaataAGCTATCTCCCAGGATAGCCAAGATAGCCTATTTGGAGCTAACCCCACCTCccaaaaatagtgtttggggtTAAAGGGGGAGATAACCCGCTTAACCCCCTcctttaaccccgaaccaaacactagcTAAGGCCACCAATTCTAGAGTTTCCTAGATTCTCCTAAACCATTATTCATTCTGATACCACCTCAGTCTGTCATATCCCGAtaccgccaatttggacagtTCAGGCTCGCAACAGACCTttcggacagagcctcccctattCATCCAAGGCGTAGCAAAGTTTGTTCATTAATATCCAATCAGGAGAAATTAAATACTACACATTTACACGAGGGCATATCAAAGAATGAGAGAGTTTAAACTATCTATTACAACAATTGAGCATTCATAATTTGGAACAATTAACTAGTTACATCCTTtcatatatactagtgaagatacctgcgcgatgcggcggattggttctataaaaatataataattaacgAAAACGATGCAGTAATCAGTTTCTGGACAACAGAAAAATAGAAAGGAGTAAGAAAAAAACTATCTCAATATTTTGACACAAATATAAAGTAGCAAGTAAAGGTCATAAAATTTATAGATCTATTAAAATAATGAAATCTTAATCaacgaataaaaaaataaataagagtcATCTGCTAGCAATTTAATCTTCTAAAATGACTTCGAACCCAAAATATCTGTTTAGTCATCTTCATATATTTCCAGCCAAGTTGTATCTAGCCGGAGAGTGCACTACATTGTGGAGAGATTGCACTAAGATTTTCTCCGAGATTTCCCTTTGCAATCACTCAAACTTCAAAGCGGATATCTGTCGGAGGTTTTGCCGGGATCTTCTAGAAGCTGCTACGCGGATTTCGAGACTGATGGTGCGGATACCGAAGggtcaagagtcccttagaATTTCTAGGTGGATAATAAATGTAAGACTCTTAGAGTTCTATGCTCATTTATTAGGACCCTTGGGAGACCGTGTGACCTCCCCTTTTGGTTAGTAGTATTGTGCCACTTGGCACCTTTTCATTGGTTATGGGCGGCGAGTGGCCCATAAATAATGTGGCCTCCACCTCCTCTTATTTCAGAATCTCATATTGTATTCTCTCTACTTTAAAGcaatagaagagctttcttcatatctctcttgtacttagtctaggGCGAGTGAGGTCCTAACTTGACAAGTAGAGaggcaggcttgctcacttcgcggAGGAAGGCGAGCGCCACACGGATTTTGCAAACCAAATCGTTAAGTCCGTGACATATAGCTTCTAAGGGAGAAGAAGcggtatgccaagttgaagaagtgttaATATTGGCTCCGGAAGATACATTCTTCGGCAATGTGAGTTCGGTAGCTGGTGTTACAGTAGACCCGAAAAAAGTCGAGGAGATTCGGGATTGTCCCAAATCGACAACGATTACAAAGGTGGGaagtttccttggattggctaGATACTACTGTcagtttgtggaaggctttgcgaagctttccataCCCCTTATTTGGTTGACtcgaaaagaaattaaattcatTTGGAATAAGAACTATCAGAGAAGTTTTGAGAAACCAAAGTAGAGTAATGTCAGCTCCTATTCTTACCCTTTCAGCTTTGGAAGAATGATTTATGATTTACAATGATGCTTCACATAGTGGCTAGGATGTATGCTGATGCAATATGGTAGAATAATTCCATATGCTCCATGACAACTGAAGGAATACGAGAAGAATGACCCTACGTATGACTTGCAGCTAATAGTAGTGATTTTTACATATCACTACTTGTACGGGGAGCACTGCCAGATTTATACCGACCATAAGAGTAttaagtatctgttcacccataAGGAGTTGAACTTCAGACAGCGTCGGGGGTTGGAGCGGTTGAAGGCTTATGATGTGAGTATTTATAATTACCCCGACAAAGCTaatatagtagtaaatgcaTTGAGCAAGAAATTGGTGCAGAGTTCGAGAATATTAATCACGCTACAATTGCCATTGTTTGAGGAGATGAGGTGACTTGGACTGGAGGTTGTACCCCTAAAAAATTTTCGTAAGACTGATGTCTATAGTCTTGCAACCTATTCTGGTGGATAGGATCATGAAGAAACAAGATATGGCCTTACATTTAACGAGGATCAGAGCAGTATAGAGAGTGGGCAAATAGGGGATTTCAGCATTAATCTCTCATAAGTATTGTGCTTCAGAGACCGGTTATGTGTGCCAGTGGATGCAAAGTTTCATAAGGAGATATTGAGAGAAACACATTGTATACCTTATATTATATATCCAGGTGGAATTAAattgtataaggacttaaagagACATTACTAGCAGAATGGATTGAAGAGGGATATTGGGAGATATGTGTCTCAATATTTGACTTGTCAGTAAGGGAATGCTAAATATTATGTACCTGCTGgcaagtttcaaaatttttcacttATAGAGTGGAAGTCGGACCAGATGACGATGAAATTTGTCATTAGATTACCTCAAGCTATAGGCAGATATGGCGCAATGTGGGTGATTGTGGACACAGACTAATCAAATTTGCTCACTTCCTTCTAGTGCAAATTACGTGGCCCTAAAAGTGACTCCCGCAGTGGTACCAGTCTGCCCGCTTTCAACATCATGTATTATTCTTGTCATATGTCGCACACCAGAAAAAGAGTAACTCCTCGAGGTAGATAAGCGACTGGAAGAGTATTTTGAAGGTTTTCAGCAGAAGGTTTGCTAAACAAGTATGTATAAccatcataataaatatatggaTGTTGCCGAAGGGCAAAGTTAGAGCGCCTTTCCAGCTAGTTGTTCCAACAGGAATGCTCCTCAATTCCCATCGACCCTTTTTGTTCCATCTCGTGAAAGTAAGAATATCAAGACTAAAGCACGTTACCGGGATTATGTATATTGAAACTTTCTTCACTTGATCTAACGGGGGTGGTTGCTTTTTAGGGATTGAATGGCTATCTCTTGTACCCTTGCTCTCATTGATTCGGGGAGATTGCTTCACCTGGAAAACAACCCCTGAATCAAGATCCGAACACATCAATCTTGTTGGGAGATACTGCCCAAGGAGATTTTCGGATCAgggataataaataaaatgggaACCGGATAAAATCGTATATCGAAACAACTTCTTGCATCACTGAAGGGATCGGAACCACATTCGTGGGCTGATGATTTTTCTAAATAGGTCAAACTATTGGAAGCACATGAAAAAGGAAGACCGAGTGGGATCAAAGAAACTAGCGAACTGTCCCCACTTTGTTTCTTCATGATCCCATCCACTAGAATGATTTGCAAGATCATAGACATCAGTCTTAAATCTCAAGAGATACAATCTCTAATCCAAAAGGTCGTTACTAAGGTTTTGCACATATTGAACTAATACTGAAAAATCTATTAGTAAAAGCAGAATCCTATTATCTTATcttctatttactatatactaaagtagaaccctttgTATAAAACGGCCACGTgactttctatatgcttgccacgtgtcaaagtGAAAGATAGAATCTATCTATTtgctatatactaaagtagaacctTTTGTGTAAAACTgccacgtggctttctatatgcttgccatgTGTCaaagtcaaatataaaatagcaattttattaggaaacactattaaatcaaattaaatcaaatttaataaaattactatatactaaagtagaaccctttgTGTAAAACTGCCatgtggctttctatatgcttgccacgtgtcaaagtcaaatatagaatagcaattttattaggaaacactattaaatcatattaaatcaaattataccaattaaatataattatatatacaattaacgagaattttattaggaaacactattaaatcaaattaaatcaaattaaataaaattaaatcaaattaaatcaaattataccaattaaatataattatatatatacaattaactagaattttattat includes the following:
- the LOC109711672 gene encoding extensin-like; the protein is MVYFVVLNADRTGKSVRESDDDLRRSRVHRRGADVKTVIAKVATFYSTESREIATVDIRVFGHETLDRSTFLPQQTPKFSYPSPASLLAPSGREQTPPPEAPPPFLHIVHQPTFSPTAASDYLEATPGLAYVGEASPPVRHRRPLIRLRRAGCPPKPRNLVTQPSGLGAQGPLRFKTNRPRRFPSTPRAPPRVVASPDPAARVAHRRHPDSLRPFWQRERKTWTRHCLVRRAGLAGRPAPRRRLVSGPSRWKFSAVRARRLPSLPQCRPLWNSPVNSSGVASSRPQTPPPPLGLRSRPDLVAGDPWSRAPDAATPTKGNSPSPRPLYVAMNPSSSRSPPAAALALQPSNRRLDWGLISRPAAPAPPRRHPPPTSYLDDRSSRRTPPVISPAPSLRPHSPYNFYFAFRTCVCTFPFTFSRDPIHFPEPKEVEKRDLGCANYDAFILCEV